A genomic region of Natronosalvus amylolyticus contains the following coding sequences:
- a CDS encoding DEAD/DEAH box helicase family protein, translating to MTERLEHRLVLCDYFYELFGQNDFDDLQEKLRDIEEGFTEDGHSYFFHVLTAIECVQIPEQKLADYDLNIKEYMEKINRVRDRPIQLKYFQYLAALFTEIYLDAYFNRKDEFLDDLNAHLQDWNTANTSRADYVLSYQKEDLCKLAFWMATGSGKTIIFHINYHQFLQYNDADLDNIILITPREELTEQHIKEMRKDNIPCSAFNKEARSLFANDDQEVKVIDIHKLNEEAGEKTVNVDAFEGNNLVFVDEGHKGSGGDVWMDQRSQVVSDGFVFEYSATFGQAINAANNKTLLEEYSKAILFDYSYNYFFQDGYGKDYRILNLDTDVSKDVTDTWLLGNLLSFYEQMRYYEENEGAVKDYKLERPLWIFVGGRVNAIYTRHGEKTSDVLTVLQFLQRFLSDAEWAEDRIQELLNGTSGLESPDGRNVFEEGFTYLDDHGLTAAEIYADALTCLFHVEGPSHLQVAELKEEDDELGVKAANSDAYFGVVNIGDTSAFQTLVEDHAEEITQDEDEFTQSLFDNIKDGDSNVNILLGSKKFIEGWDTWRVSNMGLMNVGKSEGSEVIQLFGRGVRLKGKEFSLKRSSRLKADDQPPEHIEILETLNIFGVQADYMRQFREYLEEEGIEPEYWKRDLEVRVKNDLLDEGLKVPRVDDDREFKQEATVALTLDSDVCPRVDRRPQVQVLESVTETSHATEESDQERTIPDTVIPLLDWNEIYFEILQHKRQKELTNLALDKDVLREIIEEQAYTLHCRPADVNPDGFSDLEDIQRLVEILLKSYVDEFYSQKQESWESQHLSYQTLDAEDRNFPDNYTLTIPESNEAVIETVTEVLEEATEVYERDLKDFPNVYFDKHLYQPLFTTDPQFESISPVGLNNGEEKFVEDLRDYVQNDWNDAIDGDQVFLLRNLSQKGVGFFEAGNFYPDFILWIKNGAEQRVVFVDPKGLQHIGIHHKKIQFYKTVKKIQERLDDDQVVLESFIISNTSPDKAEETHGLSKEEFEDHHVLFQDDPGAYIGQLFSKIQ from the coding sequence ATGACGGAACGTCTGGAACACCGGCTGGTCCTCTGTGATTACTTCTATGAGCTATTTGGCCAGAATGACTTCGATGATCTTCAGGAAAAATTAAGAGACATTGAGGAGGGCTTCACGGAGGACGGGCACAGTTACTTTTTCCACGTACTCACCGCGATTGAGTGTGTGCAAATCCCGGAGCAGAAGCTTGCTGACTATGACCTCAACATCAAGGAGTATATGGAGAAAATCAACCGAGTTAGAGACCGGCCGATCCAGCTCAAGTATTTCCAGTATCTGGCCGCACTCTTCACCGAGATTTATCTGGACGCCTATTTCAACCGGAAAGACGAGTTCTTGGATGACCTCAACGCACACCTCCAGGACTGGAATACAGCCAATACCAGTAGGGCGGACTATGTGTTGAGCTATCAGAAAGAGGACCTCTGTAAGCTAGCGTTCTGGATGGCTACGGGTAGTGGCAAGACGATCATCTTCCATATCAACTATCACCAGTTCCTCCAGTACAACGATGCGGATCTTGACAACATTATACTGATCACACCGCGAGAGGAACTGACCGAGCAGCACATCAAGGAGATGCGGAAGGACAATATTCCCTGTAGTGCCTTCAACAAGGAAGCGCGGTCTCTGTTTGCGAATGATGATCAGGAGGTCAAAGTCATCGACATCCACAAACTGAATGAAGAAGCGGGGGAGAAAACCGTCAATGTCGACGCTTTTGAGGGGAACAATCTCGTGTTTGTTGATGAGGGGCACAAGGGCAGTGGTGGCGATGTCTGGATGGACCAGCGTAGCCAAGTGGTTAGCGATGGGTTCGTCTTTGAATACAGCGCCACCTTCGGACAGGCGATCAACGCCGCGAACAACAAAACGCTTCTTGAAGAGTATTCGAAAGCGATCCTCTTCGACTATTCATACAACTATTTTTTTCAAGACGGCTACGGCAAGGACTACCGTATCCTCAATCTGGACACGGACGTATCCAAAGACGTGACCGATACCTGGCTGCTCGGGAACCTGCTCTCGTTCTACGAACAGATGCGGTATTACGAGGAGAACGAGGGAGCGGTGAAGGACTATAAGCTAGAACGTCCCCTCTGGATCTTTGTCGGTGGTCGGGTGAACGCAATCTATACACGGCACGGCGAGAAAACGTCTGATGTTCTGACCGTCCTCCAGTTCCTGCAGCGATTCCTGAGTGATGCCGAGTGGGCCGAAGACCGGATACAGGAACTGCTCAACGGGACGTCCGGACTTGAATCACCGGACGGCAGGAACGTGTTTGAAGAGGGATTCACGTATCTTGACGACCATGGACTGACTGCCGCGGAAATCTACGCCGACGCACTTACCTGTCTGTTCCACGTGGAAGGCCCATCTCACCTGCAGGTGGCTGAACTCAAAGAAGAGGACGACGAACTCGGTGTGAAGGCAGCCAACTCCGATGCCTACTTCGGCGTTGTCAATATCGGGGATACCAGCGCATTCCAGACCCTTGTCGAGGATCATGCTGAAGAGATCACTCAGGATGAGGACGAGTTCACCCAGTCACTGTTCGATAATATCAAGGACGGCGACTCCAATGTGAACATCCTCCTTGGATCGAAGAAGTTTATCGAAGGATGGGATACGTGGCGCGTGTCCAACATGGGGCTGATGAACGTCGGGAAAAGCGAAGGCTCCGAAGTTATCCAACTGTTCGGCCGCGGCGTCCGCCTCAAGGGCAAAGAGTTCTCTCTGAAGCGGAGTAGCCGGCTGAAGGCCGATGACCAGCCGCCGGAACACATTGAGATCTTGGAGACGCTGAACATATTCGGCGTTCAGGCAGACTATATGCGACAGTTCCGTGAGTATCTCGAAGAGGAGGGAATCGAGCCGGAATACTGGAAGCGCGATCTCGAAGTCCGAGTAAAGAACGACCTGCTTGATGAAGGGCTTAAAGTACCACGAGTGGATGATGACCGTGAGTTTAAGCAGGAGGCGACTGTTGCGCTGACGCTGGATTCAGATGTCTGCCCCCGTGTTGACCGCCGGCCACAGGTACAGGTTCTTGAGAGTGTTACGGAGACGTCCCATGCGACAGAGGAATCGGATCAGGAGCGAACGATACCGGATACCGTGATTCCGCTTTTGGACTGGAACGAAATCTACTTCGAGATACTGCAGCATAAACGCCAGAAGGAGTTGACCAACCTTGCGCTTGACAAGGATGTTCTCCGGGAGATCATCGAAGAGCAGGCGTACACGCTGCACTGTCGTCCGGCTGATGTGAATCCGGACGGGTTCAGCGATCTCGAGGATATCCAGCGGCTTGTCGAGATCCTTCTCAAATCCTACGTGGATGAGTTTTACAGCCAGAAGCAGGAGAGCTGGGAGAGTCAGCACCTCAGCTATCAGACCTTGGATGCCGAGGATAGGAACTTTCCCGACAACTATACGCTTACCATCCCCGAATCGAACGAGGCGGTTATCGAGACCGTGACTGAGGTGCTGGAAGAAGCTACCGAAGTGTATGAACGTGACCTGAAAGATTTCCCGAATGTCTACTTTGACAAGCATCTCTATCAGCCCTTGTTCACGACAGATCCACAGTTCGAGTCGATCAGCCCGGTTGGGCTCAACAATGGTGAAGAGAAATTTGTTGAGGATCTGCGTGACTACGTCCAGAACGACTGGAACGATGCAATAGATGGAGATCAGGTCTTCCTCCTGCGGAATCTGTCACAGAAAGGAGTCGGGTTCTTTGAAGCCGGGAACTTCTATCCCGACTTCATCCTTTGGATAAAGAATGGGGCGGAGCAGCGAGTCGTCTTCGTCGATCCGAAAGGATTGCAGCACATCGGTATCCACCATAAGAAAATCCAGTTCTACAAGACGGTCAAAAAGATCCAAGAACGGTTAGACGACGACCAGGTTGTCTTGGAATCATTTATTATCTCAAACACTTCACCAGACAAGGCAGAAGAGACCCATGGCCTGTCGAAAGAGGAGTTCGAGGATCACCATGTCCTGTTCCAGGATGACCCCGGTGCGTATATCGGCCAGCTGTTTAGCAAGATCCAGTAG